A region from the Actinoplanes sp. OR16 genome encodes:
- a CDS encoding acyltransferase: MTAVEPAASERHAASPPPARLPSLTGLRFLAAFLVFGFHVHIERIVADGPVRTAMEWVFGPGAVGVSFFFILSGFVLTWSVRPGDTARRFWWRRVARIYPDHVATWFVAMALALAGGGVAVSIWLPNLLLLQAWSPEIDVFFGLNTVSWSLACEVFFYAMWPALYLVVRRLPGRALWPGAALMLGLVWLVPVIARALPADDRYWFIWVFPVTRLPEFAAGMLLALIVRQGRWPSRFGLAPAMVLAAAAYLSVRWLPDDFRIVAGTVVPLALLVAATAAADVAGARSPWRSSTAVRLGEISYAFYLVHQLVLRLVVHGLGIEHTAVAGLGIAVLALALALAASWLLYERVENPALRLLSRRGPAKAKANE; encoded by the coding sequence GTGACAGCGGTCGAGCCGGCAGCCTCCGAGCGGCACGCGGCATCTCCACCACCGGCCCGGCTGCCGTCGTTGACCGGTCTCCGGTTCCTCGCGGCGTTCCTGGTCTTCGGTTTCCACGTGCACATCGAGCGGATCGTCGCCGACGGGCCGGTCCGCACCGCGATGGAGTGGGTGTTCGGCCCGGGCGCGGTCGGCGTCTCGTTCTTCTTCATCCTCAGCGGCTTCGTGCTGACCTGGTCGGTGCGTCCCGGTGACACCGCCCGCCGGTTCTGGTGGCGGCGGGTCGCCCGGATCTATCCCGACCACGTGGCCACCTGGTTCGTCGCCATGGCGCTCGCGCTGGCCGGCGGCGGGGTCGCGGTGTCGATCTGGCTGCCCAACCTGCTCCTGCTGCAGGCCTGGTCACCGGAGATCGACGTGTTCTTCGGGCTCAACACGGTGAGCTGGTCGCTCGCCTGTGAGGTCTTCTTCTACGCGATGTGGCCGGCCCTGTACCTCGTGGTCCGCCGCCTGCCCGGCCGCGCCCTGTGGCCCGGCGCCGCCCTGATGCTCGGGCTGGTGTGGCTGGTCCCGGTGATCGCCCGGGCGCTGCCCGCCGACGACCGCTACTGGTTCATCTGGGTGTTCCCGGTGACCCGGCTCCCGGAGTTCGCGGCCGGCATGCTGCTCGCCCTGATCGTCCGGCAAGGGCGCTGGCCGTCCCGATTCGGCCTGGCCCCGGCCATGGTCCTGGCGGCAGCGGCGTACCTCAGCGTCCGCTGGCTGCCCGACGACTTCCGGATCGTGGCCGGCACCGTCGTGCCGCTCGCGCTGCTGGTGGCGGCGACCGCCGCGGCCGACGTGGCCGGCGCGCGCAGCCCGTGGCGCAGCTCCACCGCCGTCCGGCTCGGCGAGATCTCCTACGCGTTCTACCTGGTGCACCAGCTGGTCCTGCGACTGGTCGTGCACGGCCTCGGCATCGAGCACACCGCCGTGGCCGGACTCGGCATCGCGGTCCTCGCGCTCGCCCTGGCGCTGGCCGCCAGTTGGCTGCTCTACGAACGAGTGGAGAATCCGGCGTTGCGGCTTTTGTCACGCCGGGGCCCTGCAAAGGCTAAGGCGAATGAATAG
- the asnB gene encoding asparagine synthase (glutamine-hydrolyzing), giving the protein MCGLVGRCTHADGTVTAGEIREALEPIRHRGPDADGVWTGPGVGLGHVRLSILDLSDAAAQPMRSADGRWVLAFNGEIYNFRELRDELKAAGVEVHSTGDTEVLLELIALHGPAAAFPKLEGDWAVAAWDTREETLTLGRDVHGVKPLYFTKTPDGGLLFGSEIKALVARRGGTAEPSVASINAALLGYSMTWGDRTLYKGVFAVRPGERLVYDRRKGTIDRSLFARITDWVDDSLYRELSKAPSAEVVRRVDEAIGAGVRSRLVSDAPLACLASGGVDSSLISTLAARERADVPLYHADVVNDSERPAAEALAKALGLKLHAVRVTDADIVASIPDVTWFNDGPLIYHLNALPYYAVCKLASADGIKVLLSGEGSDEYMIGYPDQALKPVLDLIGKAKAVPRSWLAALSPKAAKLFWPHPEDTFAQRLVELSSGFESQLVGGRSGASIGEAIQRRDRRSRITSLDLAQSHLVSLLHRNDRLGMAWGLEARFPFLAPEFTKLAVNLPDRYKLRRTLRANDKRHPFIVDKWAVREVAAHRLPQALAARPKRGFPVSISRRLTVSAKFFEDGFVADMYGLDDTAMATALADGPSEWVTRLILMEVWGQMFFRGVSREQMGEILQVHATF; this is encoded by the coding sequence GTGTGCGGTCTGGTGGGACGATGCACGCACGCCGACGGCACCGTCACCGCGGGTGAGATCCGGGAGGCCCTCGAGCCGATCCGGCACCGCGGGCCCGACGCCGACGGCGTGTGGACCGGCCCCGGCGTCGGCCTCGGTCACGTCCGGCTGTCCATTCTCGACCTGAGCGACGCGGCGGCGCAGCCGATGCGCTCGGCCGACGGCCGGTGGGTGCTGGCCTTCAACGGCGAGATCTACAACTTCCGGGAGCTGCGCGACGAGCTCAAGGCCGCCGGCGTCGAGGTGCACTCGACCGGCGACACCGAGGTGCTGCTCGAACTCATCGCGCTGCACGGGCCGGCCGCGGCATTCCCGAAGCTGGAGGGCGACTGGGCGGTCGCCGCCTGGGACACCCGGGAGGAGACGCTCACCCTGGGCCGGGACGTGCACGGGGTCAAGCCGCTCTACTTCACCAAGACGCCGGACGGCGGGCTGCTCTTCGGCTCCGAGATCAAGGCCCTGGTCGCCCGCCGGGGCGGCACGGCCGAGCCGAGCGTCGCCTCGATCAACGCGGCGCTGCTCGGGTACTCGATGACCTGGGGCGACCGCACCCTGTACAAGGGCGTGTTCGCGGTCCGGCCCGGCGAGCGGCTCGTCTACGACCGCCGCAAGGGCACCATCGACCGGTCGCTGTTCGCCCGGATCACCGACTGGGTCGACGACTCCCTCTACCGCGAGCTGTCCAAGGCGCCGTCGGCCGAGGTGGTCCGCCGGGTGGACGAGGCGATCGGCGCGGGCGTCCGCTCCCGGCTGGTCAGTGACGCCCCGCTGGCCTGCCTGGCCAGTGGCGGCGTGGACTCCAGCCTGATCTCCACGCTCGCCGCCCGCGAGCGGGCCGACGTGCCGCTCTACCACGCGGACGTGGTGAACGACAGCGAGCGGCCGGCCGCCGAGGCGCTCGCCAAGGCGCTCGGCCTCAAGCTGCACGCCGTCCGGGTGACCGACGCCGACATCGTCGCGTCGATCCCCGACGTGACCTGGTTCAACGACGGCCCGCTGATCTACCACTTGAACGCGCTGCCGTACTACGCGGTCTGCAAGCTGGCCTCCGCGGACGGCATCAAGGTGCTGCTCAGCGGCGAGGGCAGCGACGAGTACATGATCGGGTACCCGGACCAGGCCCTCAAGCCGGTCCTCGACCTGATCGGCAAGGCCAAGGCGGTGCCGCGCTCCTGGCTGGCCGCTCTGTCCCCCAAGGCCGCGAAGCTGTTCTGGCCGCACCCGGAGGACACCTTCGCCCAGCGCCTGGTCGAGCTGAGCTCCGGCTTCGAGTCCCAGCTGGTGGGCGGCCGCAGCGGCGCCTCGATAGGCGAGGCGATCCAGCGGCGTGACCGGCGGTCCCGGATCACCTCGCTCGACCTGGCCCAGTCACACCTGGTCTCGCTGCTGCACCGCAACGACCGGCTCGGCATGGCCTGGGGCCTGGAGGCGCGCTTCCCGTTCCTGGCGCCCGAGTTCACCAAGCTCGCGGTGAACCTGCCGGACCGTTACAAGCTGCGCCGCACGCTGCGCGCCAACGACAAGCGTCACCCGTTCATCGTCGACAAGTGGGCGGTGCGCGAGGTGGCGGCCCATCGGCTGCCGCAGGCCCTGGCGGCCCGGCCCAAGCGCGGCTTCCCGGTCTCGATCAGCCGGCGGCTCACCGTCTCGGCGAAGTTCTTCGAGGACGGCTTCGTGGCCGACATGTACGGGCTGGACGACACCGCGATGGCGACGGCGCTCGCCGACGGCCCGAGCGAGTGGGTGACCCGGCTGATCCTCATGGAGGTCTGGGGTCAGATGTTCTTCCGCGGGGTGAGCCGCGAGCAGATGGGCGAGATCCTGCAGGTCCACGCCACGTTCTGA
- a CDS encoding glycosyltransferase family 4 protein gives MSGKGSARRMQKKRPQVSILIANLPAERDRRVIRECLSLERAGYDVTVIAPRGDRTLKTLPGSRNTRLKPYPVYVLGSGVLSFAFEFLWSFLCIAVRLVGEVFAGRAHAVQVCNPPDVYWPLALVFRALGRPWVFDHHDLSPEIYATRSGDNPPNPLVFRTLVGFEWMSLRTASAVFATNESFRENALSRGVAGEKVTVVRNGPARDEIAVAGQTEGDTGRTPNHLVYLGVLGPQDNVEGAVLAAEELTRLRGRTDWRLTVAGDGESMPALQKLVSDRGLGDVVEFAGWLDAKGVDDLLRSATVAIQPDLPTRMNQLSTMAKTVEYLGRGLPVVAVDLIETRRSAEEAAVYVPTGDPAEFGAAINELFDDPARRARMRRDGLARFAEVLSWEHQAERYIAVWNRLLAKRLPPARAGVSIPRQRTGEELTSTARDE, from the coding sequence ATGTCCGGAAAGGGAAGTGCGCGGCGAATGCAGAAAAAGCGACCTCAGGTCTCCATCCTCATCGCCAATTTGCCTGCAGAGCGTGATCGCCGGGTCATCCGGGAGTGTCTCTCCCTGGAACGCGCCGGTTATGACGTGACAGTCATCGCACCGCGCGGCGACCGTACGCTGAAGACCCTGCCCGGCAGCCGCAACACCCGCCTGAAGCCGTACCCGGTCTACGTGCTCGGCAGCGGCGTGCTGTCGTTCGCCTTCGAGTTCCTCTGGTCGTTCCTCTGCATCGCCGTGCGGCTCGTCGGCGAGGTGTTCGCCGGCCGCGCCCACGCCGTGCAGGTGTGCAACCCGCCGGACGTCTACTGGCCGCTGGCGCTGGTCTTCCGCGCGCTGGGCCGGCCGTGGGTCTTCGACCACCACGACCTCAGCCCGGAGATCTACGCGACCCGGTCCGGCGACAACCCGCCCAACCCGCTGGTCTTCCGGACGCTGGTCGGCTTCGAGTGGATGTCCCTGCGGACCGCCTCGGCGGTCTTCGCGACGAACGAGTCGTTCCGGGAGAACGCACTGTCGCGCGGTGTCGCCGGCGAGAAGGTGACGGTGGTCCGCAACGGCCCGGCCCGCGACGAGATCGCGGTGGCCGGCCAGACCGAGGGCGACACCGGGCGCACCCCGAACCACCTGGTCTACCTCGGTGTCCTCGGCCCGCAGGACAACGTCGAGGGCGCGGTGCTGGCCGCCGAGGAGCTGACCCGGCTGCGCGGCCGCACCGACTGGCGGCTGACCGTCGCCGGTGACGGCGAGAGCATGCCGGCCCTGCAGAAGCTGGTCTCCGACCGCGGTCTCGGCGACGTCGTGGAGTTCGCCGGCTGGCTCGACGCGAAGGGCGTCGACGACCTGCTGCGCTCGGCCACCGTGGCGATCCAGCCCGACCTGCCGACCCGGATGAACCAGCTGTCCACGATGGCGAAGACGGTCGAGTACCTCGGCCGGGGCCTGCCGGTCGTGGCCGTCGACCTGATCGAGACCCGGCGCAGCGCCGAGGAAGCCGCCGTCTACGTGCCGACCGGCGACCCGGCCGAGTTCGGCGCCGCGATCAACGAACTCTTCGACGACCCGGCCCGTCGTGCCCGGATGCGCCGCGACGGCCTGGCCCGGTTCGCCGAGGTGCTGTCCTGGGAGCACCAGGCCGAGCGGTACATCGCGGTCTGGAACCGGCTGCTCGCCAAGCGCCTGCCGCCGGCCCGGGCCGGCGTGTCCATCCCCCGCCAGCGGACCGGCGAGGAACTGACGTCCACGGCGCGCGACGAATGA
- a CDS encoding glycosyltransferase — protein MSVGAVSVVIAAHNEAAVLGRCLDALLTDPEAPPLEITVVANGCSDTTTAVAASRKGVRVLDLPQPGKAGALNAGDEVTARFPRLYLDADIVLPHGSIRALAEALDDTVQAVVPSRRLDVTGRPPLVKGYFAINSRLPAYRDALFGRGAIMVSAAGRARFEEFPGMVADDLFLDSLFTPEEKREVPAAVSTVSTPRRTGDLVRRLTRVRAGNAAMRAAAARGEAPSGVRGSVRSSWLRDVVLPRPWLAPAAACYVGLTVLAALRARRQGDVAWGHDASSRTEPAAR, from the coding sequence ATGAGCGTCGGCGCTGTCAGCGTGGTCATCGCCGCGCACAACGAGGCCGCCGTCCTCGGCCGCTGCCTCGACGCGCTGCTGACCGACCCGGAGGCCCCGCCGCTCGAGATCACCGTGGTGGCGAACGGCTGCTCGGACACGACCACCGCGGTCGCCGCGTCCCGCAAGGGCGTGCGGGTCCTCGACCTGCCGCAGCCGGGCAAGGCCGGCGCGCTGAACGCCGGCGACGAGGTCACCGCCCGGTTCCCCCGGCTCTACCTGGACGCCGACATCGTGCTGCCGCACGGCTCGATCCGGGCGCTGGCCGAGGCGCTCGACGACACGGTCCAGGCCGTGGTGCCGAGCCGCCGGCTGGACGTGACCGGCCGGCCGCCGCTGGTCAAGGGCTACTTCGCGATCAACTCGCGGCTGCCGGCGTACCGTGACGCGCTCTTCGGACGTGGAGCGATCATGGTGTCCGCCGCGGGCCGGGCCCGGTTCGAGGAGTTCCCCGGCATGGTGGCCGACGACCTCTTCCTCGACTCGCTCTTCACCCCCGAGGAGAAGCGCGAGGTGCCGGCGGCGGTGTCCACCGTCTCCACCCCGCGCCGCACCGGCGACCTGGTGCGCCGGCTGACCCGGGTCCGGGCCGGCAACGCCGCGATGCGCGCCGCCGCGGCCCGTGGCGAGGCGCCGTCCGGTGTCCGCGGGTCCGTCCGCTCCTCCTGGCTGCGTGACGTGGTGCTGCCGCGCCCCTGGCTGGCCCCTGCCGCCGCCTGTTACGTGGGCCTCACCGTCCTCGCCGCCCTCCGCGCCCGCCGCCAGGGCGACGTGGCGTGGGGGCACGACGCGTCGTCCCGGACCGAGCCGGCCGCGCGCTGA